From a region of the Pieris rapae chromosome 22, ilPieRapa1.1, whole genome shotgun sequence genome:
- the LOC110996139 gene encoding monocarboxylate transporter 12, whose amino-acid sequence MSLPREFIYNQELSKLEGDILGSSAPPTSTAPVSCSIDLPGDAITEAVLSPEAAGSLLSIQSAPPEQSERIEQRERPVSLLLELPLATQVGAYLSAMSPTEQEEDSLLTLSSVTARPLLAASRKLRPQSESTDTSPPDGGYGWVVVFGAFMVQFWVAGLFKSYGVLYVEIMETFPDSSESVASWIPAALSTLCLALAPLSSALCEKYSCRLVVFIGGLFCATGLALSFFSTGLLHLLLSFGVMTGIGGGLSTTPGIVIVSQYFDKHRALANGICVSGTAAGSFVFPMLIEKLVGVYGLHGTVLLLGGGMLHVCVAATLYRPPPTIRSNTPVTTTTTENTTLLNDIQDGKALPAKDNKLQNLFQPESEIAMNQKNALLNDDKRTNFFNEIMHPSLIEVARPPLPCQMSDSEDSEGMDVLGVVGLPREVARLRLRPTRSSSILHSVEDLSTDSTCVYKASRRKISRSLYIKPPLPSRIIPNKVQEPEILKKDEEEKKEELEEVIQKGCVATISRYLDVSLLKSWRFGLLCTSVALMSCGSPYALYYLPAYTVAVGHSKAAAGRLVAISAVLDLCGRLGLGWLCDLHLFCRRKAYIISIIVAGVAVLTLPSLTSWWALAIASGAYGLCLGCWFLLVPVLLADAFGTARIASSYGLVRMFQSLAAVSVPPTAGLIRDVTGGYSCCFYGMGSCMVLGSIPVIAFHIATKNKEKE is encoded by the exons gAGTTATCCAAGCTGGAAGGCGATATCCTCGGGTCTTCAGCACCGCCAACGTCGACAGCGCCAGTATCCTGCTCCATCGATCTTCCAGGAGATGCAATTACAgag GCGGTGCTGTCCCCCGAGGCAGCAGGATCCTTGCTGTCGATTCAGTCTGCGCCTCCAGAACAGAGTGAGAGGATTGAACAGAGGGAACGACCTGTCAGTTTACTCTTAGAACTGCCGTTGGCTACT CAAGTAGGCGCCTACCTATCAGCGATGTCGCCGACGGAGCAAGAAGAAGACTCTCTTCTTACGCTGTCGTCAGTCACAGCACGACCGCTACTAGCCGCTTCTAGAAAACTGAGGCCGCAAAGCGAGAGCACAGA caCATCGCCACCAGATGGCGGTTACGGCTGGGTGGTAGTATTTGGTGCATTCATGGTGCAGTTCTGGGTGGCTGGACTATTCAAGTCATATGGAGTCCTTTATGTGGAGATTATGGAAACTTTCCCAGATTCCTCTGAGAGTGTCGCTTCTTGGATACCAGCTGCACTGTCTACTTTGTGCTTAGCGTTAG CTCCTTTATCATCAGCCCTGTGTGAAAAGTACTCCTGTCGTTTGGTCGTCTTCATAGGCGGACTCTTCTGTGCAACTGGCCTCGCTCTCTCTTTCTTCAGTACTGGATTGCTGCATCTTCTACTTAGCTTTGGGGTTATGACTG GTATCGGAGGTGGATTGTCTACGACTCCTGGCATAGTAATAGTATCGCAATATTTCGACAAACACAGGGCATTGGCAAACGGCATATGCGTGAGTGGCACAGCTGCTGGAAGCTTCGTTTTCCCAATGCTGATAGAAAAATTGGTCGGTGTGTATGGGCTGCATGggactgttttattattag GTGGTGGTATGTTACATGTGTGTGTGGCAGCTACGCTTTATCGTCCACCTCCCACGATAAGATCCAACACTCCAGTCACCACAACCACGACTGAGAATACCACTCTGCTTAATGACATACAAGATG GTAAAGCTCTACCGGCGAAGGATAACAAACTACAGAACCTTTTCCAACCAGAGAGTGAAATAGCAATGAACCAGAAGAATGCCCTACTCAACGATGACAAACGAACTAATTTCTTCAATGAAATTATGCATCCAAGTTTAATTGAG GTAGCCCGGCCACCACTGCCTTGCCAGATGTCTGATTCAGAAGATTCCGAAGGGATGGACGTTTTAGGAGTTGTTG GCTTGCCCCGTGAAGTTGCCCGGCTGCGTCTGCGTCCAACACGCTCATCGTCAATCCTACACTCCGTGGAAGATCTATCCACAGACAGCACATGTGTTTATAAAGCGAGTCGAAGGAAGATTAGCAG ATCGCTATATATAAAGCCACCTTTGCCAAGCCGGATAATCCCTAATAAAGTTCAGGAACCGGAGATATTAAAGAAGGACGAAGAAGAGAAGAAAGAGGAATTGGAAGAGGTAATACAGAAGGGATGTGTCGCCACAATATCAAG aTATTTGGACGTTTCCTTACTGAAGTCCTGGCGCTTCGGTCTCTTGTGTACGTCAGTAGCACTTATGTCCTGTGGTTCTCCTTATGCGTTATACTACTTACCAGCTTATACTGTGGCCGTGGGCCATAGTAAGGCTGCAGCAg GTCGCCTTGTAGCCATCAGTGCTGTATTAGATCTATGTGGCAGATTAGGACTGGGATGGCTGTGTGATTTACATCTATTTTGCCGACGAAAAGCAtacataataag TATCATTGTGGCCGGTGTGGCAGTATTGACGCTTCCTAGCTTGACATCTTGGTGGGCGTTAGCAATTGCATCTG GTGCTTATGGATTATGTTTGGGTTGCTGGTTCCTCCTTGTACCAGTTTTACTAGCTGATGCCTTTGGAACTGCTCGTATCGCGTCTTCATACGGTCTTGTCAGGATGTTCCAGAGTTTAGCAGCTGTTTCTGTACCACCGACtgctg GCTTAATACGTGATGTAACAGGCGGTTACTCATGCTGTTTCTACGGAATGGGATCCTGCATGGTCCTAGGTTCTATTCCTGTCATAGCCTTTCATATTGCCACAAAAAACAAAGAGAAAGAATGA
- the LOC110996152 gene encoding solute carrier family 2, facilitated glucose transporter member 1 codes for MASMNARLAFAIMSASLSAFQHGYNTGVMNAPEFVMSQWLQKEALTGTNLSLAAKDDPVVTNIWSLTVSIYCVGGMIGGVITGLVADRLGRKGGLLWNNLLVFVAAMLEALSKTAQSSEMLIVGRLIIGINNGLNAGLTPMYLAEISPVALRGSIGTVYQLVITITILLSQILGLEVVLGTANGWPWLLAVIVLPAIVQCCTLPLCPETPKFLLLNKGAELKAQRALNWLRGDVAVHGEMEEMHQEAEKNKISKKVTLRELFGNQQLRQPLLIAMVVMVAQQFSGINAVMFFSTNIFTNAGLNEGQSQYATLGMGAMNVVMTVISLLLVEKAGRKTLLLIGFSGMFATTIALCIAIKYTTISWVPYLCIALVILFVTMFAVGPGSIPWFLVTELFNQGARPAASSVAVTVNWTANFIVAQSFLPLKSIIDTNVFLIFAALQFIFILFISFKIPETKNKTIEEITAMFRQQL; via the exons ATGGCG AGTATGAATGCGAGGCTCGCGTTCGCTATAATGTCGGCATCACTGTCAGCATTTCAGCATGGCTATAACACGGGAGTCATGAACGCTCCAGAATTT GTTATGTCGCAATGGCTCCAGAAGGAAGCATTAACTGGAACCAATTTATCACTAGCCGCAAAGGATGACCCAGTTGTGACCAACATCTGGTCTTTGACTGTATCCATTTATTGTGTGGGGGGAATGATCGGTGGTGTCATTACTGGATTGGTTGCTGATAG GCTAGGAAGAAAGGGTGGTCTATTGTGGAACAACCTCCTGGTCTTCGTGGCTGCGATGCTGGAGGCTCTATCCAAAACTGCACAGTCCTCAGAAATGCTAATAGTTGGCAG ATTGATAATCGGTATTAACAATGGATTAAACGCAGGGCTTACACCAATGTATTTGGCTGAAATATCGCCTGTGGCATTGCGAGGCTCG aTCGGAACAGTATATCAGCTAgtaattacaataacaattcTTCTTTCACAAATACTTGGGCTAGAAGTAGTATTGGGGACGGCTAACGGGTGGCCATGGCTACTCGCTGTGATAGTGTTGCCAGCAATTGTACAATGTTGTACTTTACCGTTATGTCCTGAAACACCCAAGTTTCTGCTATTAAATAAGGGCGCGGAATTGAAGGCACAAAgag CCCTTAATTGGCTCCGCGGCGATGTAGCTGTTCATGGAGAAATGGAGGAGATGCATCAG GAAGCAGAAAAGAACAAAATAAGCAAGAAAGTCACGCTTCGTGAACTCTTCGGAAATCAGCAACTTCGTCAGCCATTACTCATCGCCATGGTGGTGATGGTTGCTCAGCAGTTCTCGGGAATAAACGCGGTCATGTTCTTCTCCACAAATATCTTCACGAACGCTGGCTTGAACGAGGGGCAGAGTCAGTACGCTACATTGG GTATGGGCGCCATGAATGTGGTAATGACTGTGATAAGTCTCCTACTGGTGGAAAAGGCGGGAAGGAAGACCCTACTTCTCATTGGATTTAGCGGAATGTTCGCAACCACCATTGCGTTGTGTATtgctattaaatat ACGACAATATCCTGGGTACCATATTTATGCATCGCATTGGTGATTCTTTTCGTAACAATGTTTGCTGTCGGACCCGGTTCGATACCCTGGTTCCTTGTTACAG AACTGTTCAACCAAGGCGCTCGACCTGCAGCTTCTTCAGTAGCCGTCACGGTTAACTGGACTGCTAACTTCATAGTAGCGCAAAGTTTTCTGCCACTTAAg TCAATAATAGACACGAACGTCTTCCTCATATTTGCTGCTCTTcagttcatatttatattattcatatcatTCAAAATCCCGGAaacgaaaaacaaaactattgaGGAGATCACAGCTATGTTTAGACAACAGTTGTAA
- the LOC110996161 gene encoding exopolyphosphatase PRUNE1: protein MEDYLNYTLNVLKSRNYVNLTIVLGNESCDLDSAVSSLVYATFLHWQHQKMKCKVCTRNKRDESTYKDDIFVSLLDVDRQDLPLKTEVAFCFKEYGLRDNFLLFRDDIDLKKLVEDSKINIVLVDHHVLSKKYEFLSPYVTEIIDHRPIDKNNWSYKDDVRSTIEIVGSCCTLVTQRIQDLSALMNRGDFFEDYKVCADLLHSVILLDTVNFSKEVNKATPHDIDKVQFLETILKPSDCIEERKSKVQRLVEARSDVALLNAAQLLRKDFKIVGDVFIPSFPILVEVYLRKPEALKAVSEALSQRKCTVALLLGMDLTGALRRDGAIISDDAEKVELLSKILQEWTSPCLQLSPEEKSECFFFKQLNLSASRKQYIEPVNEFLNNCN from the exons ATGGAGGATTAccttaattatactttaaatgttCTG aAATCACGAAATTATGTTAATCTCACCATTGTCCTTGGTAACGAGAGTTGTGATCTCGATTCAGCAGTCAGTTCCCTCGTTTACGCTACATTTCTACATTGGCAGCACcaaaaaatgaaatgtaaagtttgtacaagaaataaaagagaTGAAAGTACATACAAAGATGACATTTTTGTATCTTTATTAGATGTAGATAGACAGGACTTACCTTTGAAGACAGAGGTTGCATTTTGTTTTAAGGAATATGGTCTGAGAGataattttttgctttttag agaTGATATAGATCTAAAAAAGTTAGTGGaagatagtaaaattaatattgtactaGTGGACCATCATGTTTTGTCAAAGAAGTATGAGTTTTTATCCCCATATGTCACAGAAATTATAGACCACAGGCCTATTGATAAGAATAACTGGAg TTACAAAGATGATGTAAGGAGTACGATAGAAATTGTAGGATCTTGTTGTACACTTGTAACTCAAAGGATTCAGGATCTTTCAGCATTAATGAATAGAGGTGATTTCTTTGAAGATTACAAAGTGTGTGCTGATTTATTACATA gtgtaatattattagacACAGTGAATTTTTCCAAAGAAGTAAATAAAGCAACGCCACATGATATAGATAAAGTGCAATTTCTCGAAACTATATTGAAACCTAGTGATTGTATTGAAGAAAG gaAATCAAAAGTGCAACGTCTAGTTGAAGCGAGGTCTGATGTGGCGTTACTCAACGCCGCACAATTATTGAGGaaggattttaaaattgtcGGCGACGTTTTCATACCCAGCTTTCCGATATTGGTTGAG gtatatctAAGAAAACCCGAAGCCCTAAAGGCCGTTAGCGAAGCACTGTCGCAAAGGAAGTGTACCGTAGCCCTACTTCTAGGCATGGACTTAACAGGAGCTCTGCGTAGAGATGGGGCTATTATCAGTGATGATGCGGAAAAAGTTGAATTA ttatcAAAAATACTTCAAGAATGGACAAGTCCGTGCCTCCAATTATCGCCAGAGGAAAAATCtgaatgtttcttttttaaacaattgaatttatCAGCATCAAGAAAGCAATATATAGAACCTGTTaacgaatttttaaataattgtaattaa